One Setaria italica strain Yugu1 chromosome I, Setaria_italica_v2.0, whole genome shotgun sequence DNA window includes the following coding sequences:
- the LOC101785282 gene encoding vegetative cell wall protein gp1, which yields MVEARTEGAGQPRPHPTWRTRRPIIFLPSLRPLPWTPKPAPRAQHKSRPTNPSGAPHQPPPPFATTQAAPMPASPSHPSPAPATPSSAVATPRRRRRLLPSKPNHHHSPPSLAPASPFSFFPPSSPSPFHRFLPSPLRASAVPFSWEHRPGIPKTPARNRPSSSSKSKALPLPPSLLARSCAGGSDPYASVVPAEYAAAAMDTHPSDRAGRLRGWRVRRGRRQSPRLGDALAEWLSMLSLYRSCKRAAACFAAKAKSPAA from the coding sequence ATGGTCGAGGCACGCACGGAAGGAGCCGGGCAGCCACGTCCGCATCCCACTTGGCGTACGCGGCGTCCTATAATATTCCTTCCCTCGCTCCGTCCCCTCCCCTGGACGCCCAaacccgcgccgcgcgcgcagcATAAATCCCGACCGACCAACCCCAGCGGCGCACCCCACCAGCCACCTCCACCATTCGCCACCACACAGGCCGCCCCGATGCCCGCCTCCCCGTCGcatccctcgccggcgccggcgacgccctcctccgccgtcgccacgccccgccgccgccggcgcctcctcccgTCCAAGCCCAACCATCACCACTCGCCGCCGTCCCTGGCGCCGGCCTCCCCGTTCTCCTTcttcccgccgtcgtcgccgtcgccgttccACCGGTTCCTCCCCTCTCCGCTGCGCGCCTCCGCCGTGCCCTTCTCGTGGGAGCACCGCCCGGGCATCCCCAAGACGCCCGCCCGGAACcgcccgtcctcctcctccaagagCAAggcgctcccgctcccgccgtcgcTGCTCGCCAGGTCCTGCGCCGGCGGCTCCGACCCCTACGCCTCCGTCGTCCCCGCCgagtacgccgccgccgcgatggaCACCCACCCTTCGGACCGCGCGGGGCGCCTGCGGGGGTGGAGGGtgcgccggggccggcggcagtCCCCGCGGCTGGGCGACGCCCTCGCCGAGTGGCTGTCCATGCTCAGCCTCTACCGCTCCTGcaagcgcgccgccgcctgcttcgCCGCCAAGGCTAAGTCGCCGGCCGCCTGA
- the LOC101784489 gene encoding zinc finger transcription factor YY1, with the protein MQAAARRRFRWVKEWVPQDLVVAGGPCALFKWVREDRLAALKAKDKEQGAESATPEPNTEVLFLCSYEGCGKTFFDAGALRKHAHVHGERQYICHYDNCGKKFLDSSKLKRHFLIHTGEKNFVCPHEGCGKAFSLDFNLKAHMKTHSADNYHVCQYPECGRRFTQESKLRAHIRSQHEKVVGLQNPGVSTVNHNALGDYHQPPKPVKASATPPAPSAERPYVCPYDGCDKAYIHEYKLNLHLKKEHPNHYQDNGPQGAAPSSKRSISKSSHRSKPDITARIPPPKIPKRKGGYAAPLPAVTAPEEHQWSRKATYEDDSEETEEEGDNNVGDAWRYSKPASSDDEETEDEE; encoded by the exons ATgcaggccgccgcccgccgccgcttccggtGGGTCAAAGAGTG GGTCCCGCAGGACCTGGTCGTCGCCGGAGGCCCCTGCGCGCTCTTCAAGTGGGTGCGAG AGGATAGACTAGCAGCTTTGAAAGCTAAGGACAAGGAACAGGGGGCAGAATCTGCAACACCTGAACCGAACACCGAGGTTCTCTTCCTGTGCAGCTATGAAGGATGTGGGAAGACGTTTTTTGATGCAGGGGCTCTTCGGAAGCATGCTCATGTCCATGGGGAGAGACAATATATCTGTCACTATGACAACTGTGGCAAG aaattcTTAGATAGCTCGAAATTGAAGAGGCATTTTCTTATTCATACAGGAGAAAAGAACTTTGTGTGCCCTCATGAAGGCTGTGGGAAG GCTTTTTCATTAGATTTTAATTTGAAGGCACACATGAAAACTCATTCTGCGGATAACTATCATGTGTGCCAGTACCCAGAGTGTGGCAGAAGATTTACACAAGAATCGAAACTAAGAGCTCATATCAGGTCACAACATGAAAAA GTTGTTGGCCTACAGAATCCAGGTGTGTCGACCGTGAACCACAATGCCCTAGGAGATTATCATCAGCCCCCTAAGCCAGTAAAGGCTTCTGCAACTCCTCCAGCTCCCTCAGCCGAGCGCCCTTATGTCTGCCCTTATGATGGCTGCGACAAGGCATACATTCATGAGTACAAGCTGAACCTCCATTTGAAAAAAGAGCACCCCAACCACTACCAGGACAATGGTCCTCAAGGCGCTGCCCCTTCTTCAAAGCGCTCCATCTCGAAGAGTTCCCACAGAAGCAAGCCGGACATCACCGCTAGGATTCCACCGCCCAAGATTCCAAAGCGCAAAGGAGGGTACGCAGCACCATTGCCTGCGGTGACTGCCCCGGAGGAGCACCAGTGGTCAAGGAAAGCGACGTACGAGGATGACAGCGAGGAGACCGAGGAAGAGGGGGACAACAATGTTGGGGATGCATGGAGATACAGCAAACCTGCTAGCAGCGACGACGAGGAAACTGAAGACGAAGAATGA
- the LOC101784892 gene encoding uncharacterized protein LOC101784892: MGGVCSAGIAGDKSPTELSFRAMGFVVEQEFRAFSASGKNRTAPVEEAAEPELVSDQWSRLSEKGSPPPSTGNKARHSSKEPPHLMRAESGKSKAGKPRRSTSSKAGPSKVSDIGLALGRKSTSGLGKAVEVLDNLSSSMSSLSPGGGFVSAPTTKGNKISILAFEVANTIVKGMSLMQSLSKESLKYLKDTVLLSEGVQRLVSSDMDDLMRIAAADKRQELRVFSREVIRFGNRCKDPQWHNLDRYFSKLESEITPQPELKEMAKADMQRLMTLVRYTGDLYHELHALDRFEQDYRRKLEEEKRSVTFERGDTVQIIRQELKSQRKHVHSLKKKSLWSKILDDVMEKLVDIVHFLHVEIQDTFGHCDGESNESQESRQTLGSAGLSLHYANIISQIDNIVSRSSVPPQSTRDALYQALPPNVKSALRTRLLTSSESEEVPITQIRCSMEKTLQWIVPIANSTARAHHGFGWVGEWANTGNDLSRKQPGQPDVLKIETLFHADKAKTDACILDLVVWLHHLISYSRPNKGGRSPSRSPVRSPAQSSHAAPRSPVSAAASRGAAGLTREDREMLLDVYTRRRNPGKSKSQELSTAARGGGRSALSRNDRLSKSSSSHCPSREQGGRVFPLTPSRSPAVSPVVHFDIDRIKALDVDAMDKTDVQKQP, encoded by the exons ATGGGCGGCGTGTGCTCGGCGGGGATCGCCGGGGACAAGTCGCCGACGGAGCTCTCGTTCCGGGCAATGGGGTtcgtggtggagcaggagttcAGGGCCTTCTCGGCTTCCGGTAAGAACAGGACGGCGCCCGTCGAGGAGGCGGCAGAGCCTGAGCTGGTGAGCGATCAGTGGTCTCGTCTCTCTGAGAAgggttcgccgccgccgtccacgggCAACAAGGCTCGTCACTCCTCGAAGGAGCCGCCGCATTTGATGCGTGCCGAGTCGGGGAAGTCTAAGGCCGGAAAACCCAGGAGAAGCACCTCCAGCAAGGCTGGTCCGAGCAAG GTTTCAGATATAGGCTTAGCACTAGGTAGAAAGAGTACCTCTGGACTTGGGAAAGCAGTGGAGGTTCTCGATAATCTGAGTAGCAGCATGTCAAGTTTGAGCCCTGGCGGGGGGTTCGTGTCAGCACCAACAACAAAGGGGAACAAAATCTCAATCCTTGCATTTGAGGTTGCAAACACAATAGTGAAGGGCATGAGCCTCATGCAGTCTTTGTCAAAAGAAAGCTTGAAGTATTTGAAAGACACTGTCCTTCTATCAGAAGGTGTACAACGTTTAGTTTCAAGCGACATGGATGATCTGATGAGGATCGCTGCAGCTGACAAGAG GCAAGAGCTGAGAGTATTTTCACGAGAAGTCATAAGATTTGGGAATCGTTGCAAAGATCCTCAGTGGCACAACCTAGATCGTTATTTCTCCAA GCTAGAGTCAGAAATTACACCCCAACCAGAATTAAAAGAAATGGCAAAAGCAGATATGCAGCGACTGATGACCCTTGTTCGATACACTGGT GATCTCTACCATGAATTACATGCCTTGGATAGGTTTGAGCAAGATTATCGCCGTAAATTGGAGGAAGAGAAAAGATCAGTTACATTTGAAAGAG GGGACACTGTTCAGATTATCAGACAAGAACTGAAGAGCCAGAGGAAGCATGTACATAGTTTGAAGAAAAAGTCTCTTTGGTCTAAGATTCTTGACGAT GTCATGGAGAAGCTTGTAGATATTGTCCACTTCTTACATGTTGAGATTCAAGATACTTTTGGGCATTGTG ATGGCGAGTCAAATGAATCCCAAGAGAGCCGTCAAACGTTAGGCTCTGCTGGCCTCTCTCTTCACTATGCTAATATCATTTCTCAGATTGACAACATT GTTTCCCGAAGCTCTGTCCCCCCTCAAAGTACAAGAGATGCACTCTATCAAGCTCTGCCTCCAAATGTCAAGTCAGCTCTTCGAACAAGATTGCTAACTTCCTCAGAATctgaagag GTTCCAATCACTCAAATCAGATGTTCAATGGAGAAGACGTTGCAGTGGATTGTCCCAATTGCTAATAGTACGGCTAG GGCACACCATGGATTCGGATGGGTTGGTGAGTGGGCAAACACGGG GAACGATCTGTCACGAAAACAGCCTGGCCAGCCCGACGTACTGAAGATCGAGACCCTCTTTCACGCAGACAAGGCGAAGACAGACGCATGCATTCTGGACCTGGTGGTGTGGCTGCACCATCTCATCAGCTACAGCAGGCCAAACAAGGGAGGCAGGTCACCGAGCCGATCCCCCGTCCGTTCCCCAGCGCAGTCGAGCCACGCGGCCCCACGATCGCCTGTCTCAGCCGCAGCGTCCAGGGGGGCTGCTGGTCTCACCCGAGAAGACCGCGAGATGCTGCTGGACGTGTACACACGGCGACGCAACCCCGGGAAGAGCAAGAGCCAGGAGCTGTCGACGGCAGCACGCGGAGGTGGCAGGTCTGCGCTGAGCAGGAACGACAGGCTgagcaagagcagcagcagccactgCCCGTCGCGGGAGCAAGGCGGCAGGGTGTTCCCCCTGACGCCGAGCAGGTCGCCCGCCGTGTCGCCGGTTGTTCACTTCGACATCGACCGGATCAAGGCGCTGGACGTGGACGCGATGGACAAAACCGATGTTCAGAAGCAGCCGTGA